In a single window of the Magnolia sinica isolate HGM2019 chromosome 7, MsV1, whole genome shotgun sequence genome:
- the LOC131251880 gene encoding putative disease resistance protein RGA1 — MVDSLVSCALEKLNRILGDEVASLVGVADEIESLSSTFTLIQVVLEDAESRRVKDRAVKIWLEKVKDIAYDLDDILDEWPTEVLRSQVPDEGDGSCFSKKEGKRFLLVLDDIWSEDSEKWDKLKLPFQVGAFRSRIIITTRSEKVAIAMGRAHIYKLAVLSDDDCWLSFSCRALEHRSAEERSDLEEFGRDIVALRNCIEQ, encoded by the exons atggtTGATTCGCTGGTCTCATGTGCATTAGAGAAATTGAACAGAATTCTTGGAGATGAGGTAGCTTCGTTGGTCGGTGTTGCTGACGAGATTGAAAGCCTTTCTAGTACGTTTACCTTGATTCAAGTTGTGCTTGAAGATGCTGAGTCACGGCGGGTGAAGGACAGAGCTGTGAAGATCTGGTTAGAGAAGGTCAAAGATATTGCCTACGATCTCGACGACATACTAGATGAATGGCCGACGGAAGTTCTCAGATCACAAGTACCTGATGAAGGTGATGGGTCCTGTTTCAGCAAGAAGGAG GGGAAAAGATTCTTGCTTGTACTAGATGACATTTGGAGTGAAGATAGTGAGAAGTGGGATAAATTGAAACTTCCCTTCCAAGTTGGTGCTTTTCGGAGTCGAATCATTATAACCACTCGTAGTGAAAAGGTTGCAATTGCAATGGGAAGGGCTCACATATACAAACTGGCAGTCTTGTCTGATGATGATTGCTGGTTATCGTTCAGCTGTAGAGCGCTTGAGCATCGGAGTGCAGAAGAGCGTTCTGATTTGGAAGAGTTTGGAAGGGATATAGTAGCATTAAGAAATTGCATCGAACAGTAG
- the LOC131251881 gene encoding putative disease resistance protein RGA3 yields the protein MQWRGRGREREIRRKGEAEKEGDTALGLAATGGNERALAQLAYNDEKVKEHFNMRICNALEHRSEEESSDLEEIGREIVKKCGGLPLAAKAIGSAMCSRMTRREWEFVLRSEIWNSGDVLGGILPALLLTNHDLPPALKHCFSYFSIFPKDWEIEKDMIVKLWVAQGFIRCEESEDMEEIGRLYFDDLLRRSLLQVAEFDYYKNILNYKMHDLVHDLAQFVAGSDCSLVEIRKQALLNLNNLRHSFLIVSDEADEVACISSTLYKAPKLRMLLLHSSVSMVPQILFHHWRRLRALDLSNTSIKKLPPTVGQLKHLRFLDLSDTGVEELPEGVSNCINLQTLRLNYYKKLRKLPRGMKKMISLRHLEFERFIGIKYLPKGIGRLTGLQTLTKFIMGGDDDEGCNWGELKYLNNLLGRLEITGLENVMSRDEAREAELYKKQHLHSLYLHYVYRPGEALDDEVKRMEVVIEILQPHTNLKELEIYNYKGEVRKVGGEFTGDDNNAGSGGGGVSFLKLETLIFFQMPKWERGVGIERWRRRGYAISPPINNK from the exons atgcagtggagagggagaggcagggaGAGGGAGATACGGCGCAAGGGAGAGGcagagaaagagggagatacggctttagg GCTTGCTGCTACAGGAGGTAACGAACGTGCCCTTGCTCAGCTTGCTTACAACGATGAGAAAGTCAAGGAGCATTTCAACATGAGAAT CTGCAATGCGCTTGAGCATCGGAGTGAAGAAGAGAGTTCagatttggaagagattggaAGAGAAATTGTAAAGAAGTGTGGAGGGTTGCCTCTTGCAGCGAAGGCAATAGGGAGTGCTATGTGCTCGAGAATGACAAGAAGGGAGTGGGAGTTTGTCTTGAGAAGCGagatatggaactcaggtgatgTCTTGGGAGGTATTTTACCAGCTTTGTTACTAACCAACCATGATTTACCTCCTGCTTTGAAGCATTGCTTCTCGTATTTCTCTATTTTCCCAAAAGATTGGGAAATAGAGAAGGATATGATAGTCAAGTTATGGGTGGCGCAAGGTTTCATCCGCTGCGAGGAAAGTGAAGACATGGAGGAAATTGGTAGGCTGTATTTTGATGATTTACTAAGACGCTCGTTGCTCCAAGTTGCAGAATTCGATTATTACAAGAACATACTCAATTAcaagatgcatgatttagttcatgATCTTGCACAATTTGTTGCAGGAAGTGACTGTTCGTTGGTGGAGATTAGAAAGCAGGCCTTGTTGAACCTAAACAATCTCCGCCATTCTTTTTTAATTGTCAGTGATGAAGCTGATGAAGTGGCTTGCATTTCATCCACCTTGTATAAGGCTCCCAAGCTGCGAATGCTGCTACTCCACTCAAGTGTCTCCATGGTGCCACAGATTTTATTTCATCATTGGAGACGTCTTAGGGCATTGGACTTGAGTAACACCAGCATTAAGAAATTGCCTCCAACGGTGGGACAGTTGAAACACTTGAGATTTCTTGATTTGTCCGACACAGGCGTGGAGGAGTTGCCAGAAGGGGTTAGTAATTGCATCAATTTACAGACCTTGAGACTCAATTActataagaagcttagaaaacTGCCTAGAGGGATGAAGAAAATGATTAGCCTGAGACATCTAGAATTTGAAAGGTTTATCGGTATAAAGTACTTACCAAAGGGTATAGGGAGACTAACTGGCCTTCAGACCTTAACAAAGTTCATCAtgggtggtgatgatgatgaaggatGTAACTGGGGTGAACTGAAATACCTCAATAATCTTCTAGGAAGACTTGAAATTACTGGCTTGGAAAATGTCATGAGCAGAGATGAAGCAAGAGAGGCAGAATTGTATAAAAAGCAGCACCTTCATTCGCTATACTTGCATTATGTGTACAGACCCGGTGAAGCattggatgatgaggtgaagagaaTGGAGGTTGTGATTGAAATCCTCCAGCCCCACACAAATTTAAAAGAGTTGGAAATATATAATTACAAAG GAGAGGTGAGAAAGGTGGGTGGTGAGTTTACTGGGGATGATAACAATGCGggaagtggtggtggtggtgtctCATTCCTGAAGCTCGAGACCCTCATCTTCTTCCAGATGCCAAAATGGGAGCGAGGAGTGGGAATTGAGAGGTGGAGAAGGAGAGGTTATGCCATCTCTCCTCCAATTAACAATAAGTAA